In the Synergistaceae bacterium genome, TGTTGCTGAGTGACGGATTGTACGCGTTTGTCCACAGGTCGGCAGCAGTGCTGTCCGAGTAGCTGTTGGTGTTGCCCGTGACCTTGTAGGTGCCCGCCGGGACGTTGTCCACTCGCACGGCCTGAACGCCGGCCTGGTTGTTGACGCTGACGTCCATGATGACGTTTTGGTGCTTGATGGTGAAGATGTCGCTCTTCTGAACCTGGGCCTGCCCCAGCTGGGTGGCGTTGGCCGAGACGGAGATTTTGAAGTTGCCCTCAAAGGCCGCCTTCTGCCCGAACTGGTCCACCTCACGCAGAGAGCCGTTGACGTAGGCCTTCGTCGAAAGGTCGCTGGAAGACCACAGAGCCGCGGAGCTTCCGTCCAGCAGGCGCTTCTTGTTGAACTGCGTGGCCGTGGCGATACGGCTGATCTCGTCCTTCAACTGGTCGATTTCAAGCTGAATGTACTGCCGGTCCTGCGTGGTCAAAGTGTCGTTGGCCGCCTGAACCGCCAGTTCTCTCATACGCTGGAGGATGCTGTGGGTCTCCGACAGAGCTCCCTCCGCCGTCTGAAGCATGGAAACGCCGTCCTGCGCGTTGCGAACCGCCATGTTCAGGCCGCTGATCTGGGCGCGCATCTTTTCGGAAATGGCAAGGCCCGCCGCGTCGTCCGCCGCGGAATTGATTCTCAACCCCGTGGACAGCGACTGAATGGACTTCTGCAACGCGTTGTTCGTCTGACTGAGCGCATTATACGCATAAAGAGCCGGAATATTGTGATAAATTCTCATAGTATAGTAACCTCCTGTATACGAGGCATCCTACCTCGCGATCAAAAAAATCTCTCCTTCGACCATCCTGGTCCCCACGCGCGTTTGTTGCCAGTGAATATGCCGCACGCTGTCCGCCGGCATTGAAAACGGGATTTTCTAAATCTTTGCCTGCACCACATCCTTCAACCAAAAATTTACGATTTGCATCCTTTCAAACCGCACGCTCACGTAAAAATTTTCAAGCCTCCGCTCCATCGGAGGAAAATCTGCAAAATCCGCTTCGTAACGCTGTCTTCGCGTTTTTTCAGAAGAAGAGAGAATCTTCACTCTTCGTCATCCGTCTTATCAGTTTTATCGGCTTTTTCTGTTTTTTCTTTATCCACTTTCGTCGTTTTTTTGGGGCGCACCGTCTTCAGCTTCGAGAGTTTCGAGAAAGTGGACACAGGCAGCTGCGGCGCGGTGACCGTTCTTTTCGAGGACTCGGCGGCGGCCAGGGCCGCTTTTCTGTTTTCCTCCACGATGGCGTCCCATAGCTCCTTGCGCCATATCTGTGTCTTTTGGGGGGCGCTGATGCCGAGACGCACAACGTCGCCTCTCACGTCGACAACGGTGACCTGGATGTCCTCCCCGATTTGAATCGACTCGTTCAGGCGACGACTGAGCACCAACATTTCACACGCCCTCT is a window encoding:
- the csrA gene encoding carbon storage regulator CsrA codes for the protein MLVLSRRLNESIQIGEDIQVTVVDVRGDVVRLGISAPQKTQIWRKELWDAIVEENRKAALAAAESSKRTVTAPQLPVSTFSKLSKLKTVRPKKTTKVDKEKTEKADKTDKTDDEE